The following is a genomic window from Acidobacteriota bacterium.
TCCTCGGCTTTTTCGAGTACCTGGAACGGAAAAAATACAAGGTGCAGGTCCGTATCCTTCTCAGCCGCTACCGCGGGTACGCCCCCTGCCTCGAGTGCGGGGGCACCCGCCTGACGCGGGAGGCGCGCCGGGTGCTCATCGCCGGCAGGTCGATCGGCGACATCGCGGGAATGACGACGGCGGGCGCCCTTGCCTTTTTTTCGGGCCTCGAGCTCGACCCGGAACGGGCGGCCATCGCCGAGCGGCTGCTCGGGGAGATCGTGCGGCGGCTGGATCTGCTGGTGCGCGTGGGGCTCGACTACGTGACCCTGGACCGGCTCTCCTCGACCCTCTCCGGGGGGGAGGCGCAGCGCATCCAGCTGGCGACCTCGCTCGGTTCGAGCCTGGTGGGCGCGCTGTACGTCCTCGACGAACCGAGCATCGGCCTGCACCCGAAGGACAGCCGCCGGCTGGTGGAGATCCTCCAGGGGCTGAAGGGGCTGGGGAACACCGTGGTGGTGGTGGAGCACGACCCCGAGATCATGAGATCGGCCGATCACATCATCGACCTCGGCCCCCGGGCCGGGGAGCACGGCGGCGAGGTGGTCTTCGAGGGGACGTACGCCCGGCTGCTGCGGGACTCGGGGTCCCTGACCGGGCGCTACCTGAGGGGGGAGATGAAGATCCCCCTCCCCCGGTCCCGGCGCCCGAAAACGGGGAGGGAGCTCACGGTCCGCAACGCGCGGCTCCACAACCTGCGGCACCTGGACGTCTCCATCCCCCTCGGCATGCTGGTATGCGTCACCGGCGTCAGCGGCAGCGGAAAATCGACGCTGGTTCACGACGTGCTTTACCCCGCCGTCCGGCAGGCCCGGGGGGAAAGCGTGGAGTTCCCCGGGGGGGTCGACGCGGTCGAGGGAACCGGCCAGATCGCCGATATCGTCATGGTGGACCAGTCCCCCATCGGGCGCACCCCCCGTTCCAACCCCGCCACCTACGCCGGGGCCTACGACGATATCCGGCGCACCTTCGCCGCCACGGCCGACGCCCGCAGCCGCGGTTTCGGCCCGGGGCACTTCTCCTTCAACCTGGAGACGGGGCGCTGCCCGACCTGCCAGGGGAACGGAACGGTCACCGTGGAAATGCAGTTTCTGGCCGATGTCGACCTCGTCTGCGAGGATTGCGGCGGGAAGCGGTTCAAGCCCCCGGTGCTGGAGGTGCGCTACAAGTCGAAGAACATCGCCGAGGTGCTCGACCTGACGGTCAGCGAGGCCCTGGACTTCTTCGCCGGGAGGGCCCCCCTCCTGCGCAAGCTCCGGGTCCTCGAGGAGATCGGGTTGGGGTACCTGCGCCTCGGGCAGTCGGCGACCACCCTTTCGGGGGGGGAGGCGCAGAGGATCAAGCTGGCGGCCTTCATCTCCCGGGCGGACACCCGCAATACGCTCTTCGTTTTCGACGAACCCACCACCGGCCTCCACTTCGACGACATCCGGGTCCTCCTGGCCGCCTTCGACCGGCTGCTGGCCGCCGGGAATTCCCTGCTCGTCATCGAGCACAACCTCGAAGTCATCAAGACCGCCGACTGGGTCATCGACCTCGGCCCGGAGGGGGGGGACGCCGGCGGGAGCGTCGTCTTCGAAGGCACCCCGGAGGAGCTCGCCCGCTGCCCGGGCTCCCACACCGGCAGAATCCTCCGGGATTACGGGGTTCCCCGGGCGGGGGATCCGGCGCCCCGGCCCGGGGAGCCGGAGGACGCGGCTTGATTCCACCCCCCCGGACTGGGTATTATGGTCATGCCCCTGCGATG
Proteins encoded in this region:
- the uvrA gene encoding excinuclease ABC subunit UvrA — translated: MPPTWYPAPRPPATRKPAARTAARRRTYLTIPHRKNIIPPCLPELYPEEKPTLTAEARDSILVRGARVHNLRNITAEIPLNSLTVVTGVSGSGKSSLAFDTLYAEGQRRYIASLSAYARQFLDRIDRPDVDDIEGICPALAIRQKNHSRNPRSTVGTVTEINDYLRLLFARIGVTVCHGCGRVVKRDTPETIADFLLSLEEGQKFYVCARLDLSPPAPDSGRRGKRPPAAGGRVERLGMMLPGLERQGFVRLLVGGEPTDPGGAVAALGRSPSAEVRIVVDRLAVREGMRPRLVDSLEVCGRESGGRIEIVLLSESPDGLVRRIASAHPDIRARRDEAGVLVLFSEAFECQLCGIPYREPEPRLFSFNNPFGACPVCQGFGNTQTVDLDRVIPDRSLCLAEGAVHPWARPRYRRLQARMLQFAAAEGIDVRVPWRDLPEPAREKILRGGGRFPGVLGFFEYLERKKYKVQVRILLSRYRGYAPCLECGGTRLTREARRVLIAGRSIGDIAGMTTAGALAFFSGLELDPERAAIAERLLGEIVRRLDLLVRVGLDYVTLDRLSSTLSGGEAQRIQLATSLGSSLVGALYVLDEPSIGLHPKDSRRLVEILQGLKGLGNTVVVVEHDPEIMRSADHIIDLGPRAGEHGGEVVFEGTYARLLRDSGSLTGRYLRGEMKIPLPRSRRPKTGRELTVRNARLHNLRHLDVSIPLGMLVCVTGVSGSGKSTLVHDVLYPAVRQARGESVEFPGGVDAVEGTGQIADIVMVDQSPIGRTPRSNPATYAGAYDDIRRTFAATADARSRGFGPGHFSFNLETGRCPTCQGNGTVTVEMQFLADVDLVCEDCGGKRFKPPVLEVRYKSKNIAEVLDLTVSEALDFFAGRAPLLRKLRVLEEIGLGYLRLGQSATTLSGGEAQRIKLAAFISRADTRNTLFVFDEPTTGLHFDDIRVLLAAFDRLLAAGNSLLVIEHNLEVIKTADWVIDLGPEGGDAGGSVVFEGTPEELARCPGSHTGRILRDYGVPRAGDPAPRPGEPEDAA